The Oleispira antarctica RB-8 genome contains the following window.
TGTATCTCTGACGAGTTAGAAAATTATCAAGGCCCCATGGCGGGTTTAGCTGCAGGTTTGCGACATGCGAAGCATGATTGGCTCTTGGTCATGCCGTGCGATACGCCGTTGATGACCTCGCACGTTATGGCGCAATTATTAGATTGTTTAAAGACCGAAAAAACCCGTAATTCGTTGCAGGCTATACTTTTTTCTCATCAAGGTTTACAGCCTTTGCATGGTTTATATCACAAAAGCATGTTACCCATATTTGAGCAGTGTTTAGCAGAAAATAAAAATGCCTTGCAGCGATTGCTGCGCTCTATGGACAGTATTCATATTCATCAGGCGCTCGATGCTGAACTCAGTTTTAATAACGCCAACGATCCAGAAGAACTGCATACGATCGAATGTCTACTCGCTGATAACGAACATAACGTTTAAGTAATAACGTTTAAATAATTAAAAATTAAGTTGGAAATTAAAATGGATTTAACCCATTTAGATGAAAAAGGCCAAGCCCGTATGGTCGACGTCAGCGAAAAAGACGTCACCAAGCGTGAAGCGATCGCCCAAGCCATTGTTACTATGCTGCCTAATACTTTGACGATGATTACCGAAGGCAAGCATAAAAAAGGCGATGTACTGGCAACCGCCCGTATTGCCGGTATTCAAGCAGCGAAAAAAACGTGGGAATTAATTCCTATGTGCCACCCGTTAATGATTGCGGGCGCCAAGGTTGATATTCAAGCGATCAGTGCAACCGAGTTACGCATCGAGGTACGTTGCAAAGTAGCTGATAGAACAGGCATTGAAATGGAAGCGTTAACTGCAGCCTCGATAGCGGCGCTGACTATTTATGATATGTGCAAAGCAGTAGATAAAGGCATGACCATTGGTGAAATTAAATTATTAAAGAAAACCGGTGGAAAAAGTGGCGACTGGAACGCTGAATAATAACGATGACTCAATAGAGGTCGAGATATGATTAACGTATTATTTTTTGCCCGTTTAAAAGATCAAATTGGCCAAGCGGAATTGTCGTTAGACAATGAATTTGCAGGTAAAACTGTTGCAGAATTACAGCAAGTTTTAATTGTTCAAGGTATGGTTGCTTTGCAAGATAGGAGTATTCGAATTGCACTCAATCAAAATTTTTGTGAGCCTGATGCAGTTATTAAAGGCGGTGACGAAATAGCCTTTATGCCACCTGTGACGGGTGGTTAATCGTGAGAAAAGACGCAAGGATGCCGACTCGTATTGTTGAAAAAGTTTTCCAAAGATTAAACCCTAAGCAAATATTAACGGCGTTAACGGCCATCGATGTAGAAGCAAAATTCGAGCGAGAACAGCTCGATGATGATGCTGAACGTAAGCGTGTTTGGCTTGTTATACTCGTTGCTTGTGTCTGTTTGCTGATGGTGCATTATTTAAAATACTCTAGCGTATTACTCGATACGATTAAAATCGTCGAAGGTTGGTTTGATATTAAAAACCAACAATGGTCACGAGACTTTCGCTATCATCCTTATCGTGAGTTATTAGGCTATGTCTGGTGGGGTTTTTGGAATGTACTGTGCTTCTTAATCATACCTATGCTCACCATAAAATGGGTATTGAAGCAGCCATTAAAAAATTATGGCTGGCAAATAGGCAGTATTAAACAGCATTGGTTGGGTTATGTTTTATTAGCATCGCCGATTATGTTTTTTGCCTTTTTGGTGAGCTTTCGTGAAGACTTCGCTAACCATTACCCCTTCTACGATTTGGCGCATAAAAGCTGGTTAGATTTGATTTTATGGGAATGCATTTACATACTGCAGTTTATTGCAGTCGAGTTTTTCTTTAGGGGTTTCTTGGTTAACGGTTTACGCATTCCTTTTGGCAGCTTGTCCATTGCGGTGATGTGTTTACCTTATCTTATGCTGCACTTTCCTAAGCTGTGGTTAGAATCATTTGGTGCGATTTCGTTTGGCTTCTTGTTAGGTATTTTAGCCTTACGCTCCAAGTCTATTTGGGGCGGTGTTGGGGTTCATGTTGCTATCGCGTTAATGATGGACTGTATGGCGATGATGCAAACTAAAGGCTTTCCTGATCAATTCATGCGTTAGCCATTTTAGTTAATGCAGACTGTTCCATTTTTGGTAAACACCTTAGTGCCTTGATAGGCTAATCTTATGTCTAACTTTACCGTATAACGGTAGTGTCATTACTATTATTCATTTTTAGTGAATAACATTAAGTGAATCAACTTATTTTAGGAAACTTATCATGATTAAAGCCTATGCAGCGTTCGAAGCCGGTGGTGAACTAAAAGCCTACGAATATGATCCTGGCCCTTTGGCTGATCATGATGTAGAAATTGCCGTCGATTATTGCGGTATTTGCCACAGTGATTTAAGCATGTTGAATAATGAATGGGGCATCACAAAATATCCTTTTGTGCCTGGTCATGAAGTGGCGGGAACCATCAGTGCTTTAGGCAAGCATGTGAGTAAATTTAATATTGGCGATCGCGTTGGCTTAGGCTGGCATTCAAGCTACTGCAACGACTGTAATACTTGTCTTGAAGGTGACCATAACTTGTGCAGCAGTGCGCAGGGTACCTTAATTGGCCGTCATGGCGGCTTTGCCGATAAAGTGCGTGCGCAAGCAACCAGTGTGGTTGCATTGCCAGAGGCTTTAAGCAGCGAAAAAGCAGGGCCACTTTTTTGTGGTGGTGTTACCGTTTACAACCCAATGGTGCAGTTTGATTTAAAACCCACAGCAAAAGTTGCGGTCATTGGCATTGGTGGTCTTGGGCACATGGCACTTAAGTTTTTGAATGCTTGGGGCTGTGAAGTCACGGCATTCACTTCTACTGAAGCGAAGCGCACAGAAGCTCTAGAATTAGGCGCGCACAAAACGTTAAATTCTCGCGATAGTGAAGAATTGACGAACGCGGCAAACTCCTTTGATCTAATTTTATCAACGGTTAATGTTAAGTTGGATTGGGCTAGCTATGTACAAACATTAAAACCTAAAGGACGTCTGCATTTTCTAGGCGCTATTTTAGAGCCCGT
Protein-coding sequences here:
- a CDS encoding Abortive infection family protein, coding for MPTRIVEKVFQRLNPKQILTALTAIDVEAKFEREQLDDDAERKRVWLVILVACVCLLMVHYLKYSSVLLDTIKIVEGWFDIKNQQWSRDFRYHPYRELLGYVWWGFWNVLCFLIIPMLTIKWVLKQPLKNYGWQIGSIKQHWLGYVLLASPIMFFAFLVSFREDFANHYPFYDLAHKSWLDLILWECIYILQFIAVEFFFRGFLVNGLRIPFGSLSIAVMCLPYLMLHFPKLWLESFGAISFGFLLGILALRSKSIWGGVGVHVAIALMMDCMAMMQTKGFPDQFMR
- the moaC gene encoding Molybdenum cofactor biosynthesis protein is translated as MDLTHLDEKGQARMVDVSEKDVTKREAIAQAIVTMLPNTLTMITEGKHKKGDVLATARIAGIQAAKKTWELIPMCHPLMIAGAKVDIQAISATELRIEVRCKVADRTGIEMEALTAASIAALTIYDMCKAVDKGMTIGEIKLLKKTGGKSGDWNAE
- the mobA gene encoding Probable molybdopterin-guanine dinucleotide biosynthesis protein A, with translation MVDVNSSLMSGLSGLILAGGEGRRMAGRDKGLISLAQKPLVEYAIECMAPLVDDLSISCNRNRELYQDYQLACISDELENYQGPMAGLAAGLRHAKHDWLLVMPCDTPLMTSHVMAQLLDCLKTEKTRNSLQAILFSHQGLQPLHGLYHKSMLPIFEQCLAENKNALQRLLRSMDSIHIHQALDAELSFNNANDPEELHTIECLLADNEHNV
- a CDS encoding Zinc-containing alcohol dehydrogenase family protein, encoding MIKAYAAFEAGGELKAYEYDPGPLADHDVEIAVDYCGICHSDLSMLNNEWGITKYPFVPGHEVAGTISALGKHVSKFNIGDRVGLGWHSSYCNDCNTCLEGDHNLCSSAQGTLIGRHGGFADKVRAQATSVVALPEALSSEKAGPLFCGGVTVYNPMVQFDLKPTAKVAVIGIGGLGHMALKFLNAWGCEVTAFTSTEAKRTEALELGAHKTLNSRDSEELTNAANSFDLILSTVNVKLDWASYVQTLKPKGRLHFLGAILEPVEVSVFALMGAQRSISSSPVGSPAVIAQMLEFAARHKIEPEVEVFDMTNVNAAIERLEKGSPRYRVVLKN
- the moaD gene encoding Molybdopterin synthase subunit MoaD, which gives rise to MINVLFFARLKDQIGQAELSLDNEFAGKTVAELQQVLIVQGMVALQDRSIRIALNQNFCEPDAVIKGGDEIAFMPPVTGG